In Drosophila willistoni isolate 14030-0811.24 unplaced genomic scaffold, UCI_dwil_1.1 Seg428, whole genome shotgun sequence, a single genomic region encodes these proteins:
- the LOC124461407 gene encoding uncharacterized protein LOC124461407: MRTNADHKLRDLIDQETKAIFTDERSELRAKAKAHISKIQDENKKYYNLRRKQARSYSVDDLVAIKRTQFGSGLKLKPKYFGPYQVKKVKHNNAYDVEKVGKCEGPKVTSTCAEYMKPWSPNRDDEEDDPAFGSNA; encoded by the coding sequence ATGAGGACCAACGCTGACCATAAACTGAGAGATCTTATCGACCAAGAGACGAAGGCAATATTTACAGACGAAAGAAGCGAGCTCCGTGCCAAGGCGAAGGCACACATCTCCAAGATCCAAGACGAAAACAAGAAGTACTACAACCTACGTCGTAAGCAAGCTCGATCTTATAGTGTTGACGACCTGGTTGCAATTAAGAGGACGCAATTTGGCAGTGGTCtcaaactaaaaccaaaatactTTGGACCCTACCAAGTTAAGAAGGTGAAGCACAACAACGCATACGATGTCGAAAAGGTAGGCAAGTGCGAAGGGCCTAAAGTGACGTCCACATGTGCAGAGTACATGAAGCCCTGGAGCCCAAACCGAGACGATGAAGAAGATGACCCagcattcgggtcgaatgcgTAA